A genomic window from Lotus japonicus ecotype B-129 chromosome 1, LjGifu_v1.2 includes:
- the LOC130733204 gene encoding uncharacterized protein LOC130733204 has product MAARPDNGFSIREYTSKMRSIDVFKCWPFTSNINRELTREELQSWLPPMTLRCPRSEPLNHHNKPEEPSRTRVEASRTVDVDSNEEESSKSDHDSLAAAPPDASADVSASAAADDEGGEAMVCPVCREFNAATLTAVNAHIDGCLAQTMREERRHMRMMNLKSSKSRPPKKRSIAEIFKKVQEVEEEEEEHKVLKLWPLREVEEEEENNDADVDDEVSVTVRKFQWLSNRLEALRSSRGDRESARLNAAEEVEEEEKMEMVCPVCRDFNAATVTAVNAHIDSCLAQAVRDERRQIKRSFPKLKPKAPKKRSIAEILTAAPPIEEARKSKSKGKVVEAEEDEDEEEDEDGDCSTATAVVSVIKSKGSTNKNSKGKKVNKANRKKKLEKHGDSVVVSVNSEKKKKTIVSKKNKKIKKNNVYNNDLTKKKEDAYKRMVQTTVRSSRKLRGSTDNKSIALHDIDPSVHRKKLCLNGLSVRKKQEVKNCDSVGKQQKAVSSVGGIPKNHSKHVSGKTSSDCNSFQDGTEDSDYSDYNDQMPTSDRQVKFSGKADIHCEKERDSVDETMFNISSDAPATSSVKLQSSGSDEENASWGANRNYDHIAINVDKEKSVCPIVESKQFVNTMEQVTVQSFLKPCTNQENSKLSEEKSELLTKMAINDNNRLLHFDGGNTTTLLFSPYADMSRPLAAVKEDKTSGINTQVCESGSFSSSAKFIDHSEDPPTYQFGAVNKNGDTKTTLEHSSSYSVSYYKANENPEASLQTYGDTDNSGHALGDRQLPHVFPGSMIDNTFPFTSWSKGRDINSSSNPNFFGLPLNSHGELINFSSSVKVGLDQPETSSTSRSSLSALPIDNILHQSMQENLSINERHVVQKTFPKDGLNPFTQYSSGLAFTRLPCSEREDIHRPKSDFSSHYVQPLNPELLKQNSFRMQNHSGNGMVSLKEGSDHISPSSSQPTVRLMGKDVPIGRSSQEMQQFATDVWTDEESRRHYSQYALENSFLGRCPKQDWVSGSSSQVSTDNVLHSAKFQSNQGLMDGADSGFSQPFIDLQSNHASRNGSLGISRNSSSYFNPITQDSTSYAVCNRAHEDFPERCIPGAKPPGMNCRSPVLPTPCNFDQPTCSSNRELNDRNKNPLATKSAFGFPFLQPSVDEQAKTSWFQRPYGHLPSWLSSSPGEMLPGTFSQQFSGIRSQGFPQNQWGNNFVTPSVNHSAEVLYPSNPLTSRGPMKTSPPCPASFSHPLRPSVKSSTLNSGCRNINKVPDSVRLDDIITEDHHPCINTRKRPAVYLDDSRKHVKLSSNMDVKESSGDITRLPGENSSVELQRSTTAVELDSQVDSARSRCGQNLNPTSYPAFDSFKMDGGTVTSGPLRLGPKRAKLILRSS; this is encoded by the exons ATGGCTGCTAGGCCTGATAATGGATTCTCCATAAG GGAGTACACTTCCAAGATGAGGTCAATCGACGTCTTCAAATGCTGGCCCTTCACTTCCAACATCAACCGTGAGCTCACGCGCGAGGAGCTTCAGTCATGGCTTCCCCCCATGACTCTCCGCTGCCCTAGATCCGAACCTCTAAACCACCATAACAAACCCGAAGAACCTTCTAGAACTCGCGTCGAAGCTTCTAGAACAGTCGATGTCGACTCCAACGAAGAAGAATCGTCCAAATCGGATCATGATAGCCTCGCTGCTGCTCCTCCTGATGCATCGGCAGATGTATCGGCTTCTGCCGCTGCCGATGATGAGGGAGGAGAAGCGATGGTGTGTCCTGTTTGCCGCGAGTTCAACGCGGCGACGCTCACGGCGGTGAACGCGCACATCGACGGCTGTCTCGCGCAGACGATGAGGGAGGAGAGGCGGCACATGAGGATGATGAATTTGAAATCGAGCAAGTCGAGACCGCCGAAGAAACGCTCCATCGCGGAGATTTTCAAGAAGGTTCAGGAGgttgaagaggaggaggaagagcaCAAGGTTTTGAAGCTGTGGCCGTTGCgagaggtggaagaggaagaggagaatAACGATGCGGATGTTGATGATGAGGTGTCTGTTACGGTTAGGAAGTTCCAGTGGCTCTCTAACCGCCTTGAGGCGCTGAGATCCAGCCGCGGAGACCGCGAATCGGCGAGATTGAACGCCgcggaggaggtggaggaggaggagaagatggaGATGGTTTGTCCGGTTTGCCGCGATTTCAACGCGGCTACCGTGACGGCGGTGAACGCGCACATCGACAGTTGCCTCGCGCAGGCTGTTAGAGACGAACGGCGGCAGATTAAGAGGAGTTTTCCGAAGCTGAAACCGAAAGCGCCGAAGAAACGCTCGATCGCTGAGATTCTCACCGCGGCGCCGCCGATCGAGGAAGCAAGGAAGAGCAAGAGCAAAGGCAAAGTAGTTGAGGCTGAGGAAGATGAAGACGAAGAGGAGGACGAAGATGGGGATTGTTCTACTGCTACTGCTGTGGTTTCAGTAATCAAGAGCAAAGGGAGTACGAACAAGAACAGTAAAGGTAAAAAGGTGAACAAGGCGAATCGGAAGAAGAAGTTGGAAAAGCATGGTGATAGTGTTGTTGTATCTGTGAAcagtgagaagaagaagaagacaataGTGAGCAAGAaaaacaagaagataaagaagaaCAACGTCTACAACAATGACCTCACTAAGAAAAAG GAAGATGCTTACAAGCGCATGGTGCAAACCACAGTAAGGAGTTCCAGAAAACTAAGAGGGTCAACTGATAACAAAAGCATTGCCCTTCATGATATTGATCCCTCTGTCCATAGAAAGAAATTGTGTTTAAATGGCTTATCAGTACGAAAGAAACAAGAAGTTAAAAATTGTGACTCAGTTGGAAAACAACAGAAAGCAGTATCTTCTGTTGGTGGCATTCCTAAGAACCACTCCAAACATGTTTCTGGAAAgacatcaagtgactgtaatAGTTTTCAAGATGGTACAGAAGACAGTGATTACAGTGATTACAATGATCAAATGCCAACCTCTGATAGGCAAGTGAAATTCTCTGGTAAGGCTGATATACATTGTGAAAAAGAGAGAGATTCAGTTGATGAGACCATGTTCAACATATCTTCAGATGCACCGGCTACTTCATCAGTAAAGCTGCAATCCTCTGGAAGTGATGAAGAGAATGCAAGTTGGGGGGCAAACAGAAATTATGACCACATTGCCATTAATGTAGACAAAGAAAAAAGTGTTTGCCCAATAGTTGAAAGTAAACAGTTTGTTAATACTATGGAACAAGTTACTGTACAGAGTTTCTTGAAGCCATGTACCAATCAAGAGAATTCAAAGCTCTCAGAAGAGAAGTCTGAACTATTAACCAAGATGGCAATTAATGACAATAACAGATTACTGCATTTTGATGGAGGCAACACAACTACACTGCTTTTTTCTCCATATGCTGACATGTCTAGACCTCTTGCTGCAGTTAAAGAAGACAAGACATCTGGCATAAATACTCAAGTGTGTGAATCTGGATCTTTCAGCTCAAGTGCGAAATTCATTGACCATTCGGAGGATCCTCCTACTTACCAGTTTGGTGCTGTGAACAAAAATGGAGATACAAAGACAACTCTGGAGCATTCCTCATCTTATTCTGTTTCATATTATAAGGCAAATGAAAATCCTGAAGCTTCATTGCAAACTTATGGAGATACTGATAATAGTGGCCACGCCTTGGGTGACAGACAGTTGCCTCATGTTTTTCCTGGCAGTATGATTGATAACACGTTCCCTTTTACAAGCTGGAGTAAAGGAAGGGATATAAATAGCTCTTCGAATCCAAACTTTTTTGGGTTGCCCCTCAATTCTCATGGTGAGCTAATCAATTTCAGTTCAAGTGTAAAAGTAGGGTTGGACCAGCCAGAGACATCAAGTACATCACGAAGTTCTTTAAGTGCCTTACCCATTGATAATATTCTCCACCAAAGTATGCAGGAAAATTTAAGCATCAATGAGAGGCATGTtgttcagaaaacatttccaaaaGATGGGCTAAATCCATTTACACAGTATTCATCTGGGTTAGCTTTCACCCGGTTACCATGCAGTGAGAGAGAAGATATCCACCGTCCCAAATCTGATTTTTCCAGCCACTATGTCCAGCCACTTAATCCAGAGCTCCTTAAGCAAAACTCCTTCCGTATGCAGAACCACAGTGGAAACGGGATGGTTTCTCTGAAAGAAGGCTCCGATCATATCTCACCAAGTTCCAGCCAACCAACAGTGAGGTTGATGGGTAAAGATGTTCCAATTGGCAGGAGCAGCCAAGAGATGCAACAATTTGCGACAGATGTTTGGACTGATGAAGAGTCCAGAAGGCATTATTCTCAATATGCTTTAGAAAACTCTTTCCTGGGAAGATGTCCTAAGCAGGATTGGGTATCTGGGTCCTCCTCACAAGTATCTACTGATAATGTATTGCATTCAGCGAAATTTCAAAGCAATCAGGGTTTGATGGATGGTGCAGACTCTGGATTTTCTCAACCGTTCATTGATCTGCAAAGTAATCATGCATCTCGAAATGGAAGTCTTGGAATCAGTAGAAATTCCAGTTCTTATTTCAATCCTATTACTCAAGATTCTACTTCGTATGCAGTCTGTAATAGGGCACATGAAGACTTTCCAGAGCGGTGTATACCTGGAGCTAAACCTCCAGGAATGAACTGCCGGTCACCAGTGCTACCTACTCCTTGCAATTTTGATCAGCCGACATGTTCGAGCAACCGTGAGCTGAATGACAGGAACAAAAACCCTCTTGCCACAAAATCAGCctttggatttcctttcttgCAGCCATCTGTCGATGAACAGGCCAAAACATCTTGGTTTCAGAGGCCCTATGGACATTTACCATCATGGTTGTCAAGCTCACCAGGTGAAATGCTACCAGGGACATTTTCTCAGCAATTTTCTGGCATAAGAAGTCAAGGTTTTCCTCAAAATCAATGGGGGAATAACTTTGTCACGCCATCTGTGAATCATTCAGCTGAAGTTCTCTACCCTTCTAATCCGCTGACTTCCCGGGGTCCCATGAAGACGAGCCCTCCTTGCCCAGCATCTTTCTCTCACCCTCTGCGTCCTTCAGTCAAATCCTCGACCTTAAATAGTGGCTGTAGGAACATAAATAAGGTCCCTGACAGTGTGAGGTTGGATGATATTATCACAGAAGACCATCATCCATGCATAAATACCAGGAAGAGACCCGCAGTTTATCTTGATGATTCCAGAAAACATGTCAAGTTATCATCCAATATGGATGTGAAAGAAAGCTCGGGTGATATAACTAGGCTACCTGGAGAAAACTCAAGTGTAGAATTGCAAAGAAGCACAACGGCAGTGGAACTTGATTCACAAGTGGATAGTGCTAGAAGTAGATGTGGGCAGAATCTAAATCCTACAAGTTATCCTGCCTTCGATTCTTTTAAAATGGACGGCGGCACGGTAACATCTGGCCCTCTCCGACTTGGTCCTAAAAGAGCTAAGCTCATCCTAAGATCCTCTTAA